Genomic window (Nicotiana sylvestris chromosome 7, ASM39365v2, whole genome shotgun sequence):
ctaaaaaatcaatctaattccgaactaattgtacaagaggtcgattatgatgatgaattggAATaagatgaggatgaagcctttgaagagataaacagagaattaagccagtttgaagaaaaatccaagcccaacctaaatgacacagaagccatcaatttaggggatgtagatgatatccgagaaactaaagtaagcatccacattgcaccaaatatcagggaagaccTAATCAAAGCAcgtattgagttcaaagatgtttttgcatggtcatatgatgacataccggggttaagcacggatttagtggttcacaaattgcccactgacccggcatgccctcctgtcaagcagaaattgaggaagttcaagacagatatgagtgtgaagattaaagaaaaagtaaccaagcagctgcaagcaaaggttattcgggtcactcgatatcccgattggttggctaatgtggttccagtaccgaagaaagatgggaagatcagggtgtgcgtcgattatcgcaatctgaacagggcaagcccaaaggataactttccattacccaacatccatatcttgatcgataattgtgccggacgtgagatcgggtcttttgtagattgctatgccgggtatcatcagattctgatggatgaagaagatgcggaaaagaagacattcattatgccatgggggacttattgctaccgagtgatgccatttggtttgaagaatgctggggcaacgtacatgagagcaatgaccactgtgtttcatgacatgatccacaaagagattgaggtgtacgtggacgatgtgatcataaaatccaagcatcaggaagaccaagTAGAAGACCTAAGGAattttttccaaagacttcgaattatgatattaagctcaacccggccaaatgtgcatttggtgttccatctggaaagctgttggtattcatcgtcagtcggcgaggtattgaactagacccgtcaaagatcaaatctatccaagattttccACCGCAAAGaataagacagaagtaatgagtctgttgggaaggttgaattacatcagcagatttattgctcaactcacagcaacttgtgaacgcatttttcggctactgaagaaagatgctgcgatagaatggatggcagaatgtcaggaggcatttgaccagatcaaaggatatttattaaatccacctgtgttggttccacctgagccggggagaccattaattctttatcttagggtcctggagaattcgtttggctgcatgCTGGggaaacacgacattacaggaaggaaggagcaagccatctattatctcagcaagaagtttacaatatatgaggttaagtacactcaactcgagaagaaatgttgcgccctaacttgggtggcccagaaattgaagcattatctgtcatcatatactacttatctcatttcacgcttggatccactaaagtatattttccagaagcctatacCCACaaggaggttagcgaaatggaaaatattactcacggagttcaaCATCATCTAtatgacgaggacggccatgaaagcccaagcactggccgatcacttggctgagaatcccgttgatgaagaatacaagccattgaggacgtattttcctgacaaaaaagtgatgcatatagatgaattggaattacctgaggaaccaggttggaagctcttctttgatggagccgcaaatgcgaagggatttggaataggagcggtacttatttctgaaacaggacgtcattatcctgttatggctcagctgcatttctattgtaccaacaacatggctgagtataaggcatgcattttgggtctacgactagctgcagacatggatgtccaggacgtcttggtcttgggagactcggacctcctggtgcatcagatttagggtgaatgggaaacacggaatttgaaactcataccatatcgacaatgtttgcatgatctgagcaagcgatttcgatcagtggagttcagacacatcccaagagttcacaatgaggttgccgatgctttggccactttagcatcgatgttgcatcacccagacaaaattcatgttgacccgttgcatatccaggttcgtgatcagcatgcttattgcaacatgatagaggaagaaatggatggcgagccatggttttatgatgtcaaggagtaccttaaaatggggatatacccggagcaggccaccggagatcgaAAGAGAGCCATTCAGCGATTGCacaatggatttttcctcagtggaggagtgttgtacaaaagaaccccagatttgggattgctgagatgtatagatgctagtcaagccacgacagttatgacagaggtacatgctggagtttgtgggccacatatgagcggatatgtgttggcgaagaagattcttcgagcggggtactattggctcactatggagcgtgattgtatcaagtTCGTGCAaaaatgtcatcaatgtcagatacacggagatttgattcattctccgccgacaaaattacacacaatgtcagcaccatggacatttgttgcctggggcatggatgtcattggacttATTGAgtcggcagctaccaacggtcataggttcattctggtgaccatcgactatttcactaagtgggttgaagctaaaactttcaagttggtaaccaagaaggcagtggtggattttattcactcccatatcatctgtagatttggggtcccaaaagtgatcatcacggataatggtgttaatcttaacagcaatttgatgaaagaggtatgtcaacagtttatgattgcacaccgtaattccaccccatatcgtcccaaggcaaatggagcagttgaagcggccaacaaaaacatatagaagatacttcggaaaatggtagaaggttcgagggaatggcatgaaaaattaccatttgcattgcgaGCAGGTTGTGATCTCTATTCCAAAGAATTCCAATATTATGCCTTCATTGGGTGATAAAGAAGTAGCAGATCATTCAGAACATGCAGTAAGGATATGGATGATGAGTCGACTGTTCAAAATTTTCTCATTATAGCTAAGCAGGGTGATATTTCTCCAAGGCACATTGATCAAGTTAAATCAACTAACAAAGGAAGAAATAAGCAAGTAAAGGAGACTTCCACTGCCCCAACAGGTAGAGTACAAACGAGAAGAACACTTACTAAATCCCAGAATCAGTACTGGATGCAATAATTTAGAATATGAGATTATTAAATATGATGCAATCTTTTGAGAGGCTGATCACAATGCAGAAACGTCACCATTTTGAATTTATTGGGATTCTTGAACCTATGCAACAGTCCGGTAAGATAGAAGGAGAATAGGATTGGCACGGGCAGTGGAAAATGTGTCAAACAAAATATGGGCTTTCATTTATGAAGTGTTTGAGATTACAATTATACATAATATGGTTCAACAATTGACTTTGAAGCTAGTTCACACTGAAACTCATGTGAAACTCATACTCACATTGGTGTACGCCAAATGTAATGCTATTGGGAGGATAGAGTTGTGAGATTTATTGTATGTAATGGCTATTGATATGACTGTTCCATGGCTTGTGAGAGATGATTTTAATGTGATTTGGGATGAGGAAGAGAAGTTTTGCAGGCTACTAATGTCTCTAAATGAAGTTGATGATTTTAGACACCACATCAACGCCTACAACTTATCAGATTTGGGCTTTAAGAGGAGTATTTTTACCTGGTGGAATGGAATATCAGAGGAGGATTGCATATTCAAAAGGCTTGATCGTTTCTTAGGAAATATGGAACTCCAGCAAACTTTCCCTAGTTTGGAGGTTACACATCTTTCCAAAATAGGATCTAATCATAGACCTATGTTATTGAAGTGTGACATCGAATCTTCTCCTATCAAGAAATCTTTCAGGTTTCTGAATTTTTGGGTTAAGGATAATACTTTTAAGGATGAGGTGAGGAGAACTGGAGTGTTGATATTCGCGCTGATCCTTTTATCCTCTTCAATCACAAATTAAAGAAGTTAAAGAAAGCATTGTCTAATAGGAGTAGAGCAACATATGAAGACATTTTTCAGAATATTGCAGACCTGGAGGAAGTTGTTTTAGTACATGAAAGGCAATTCAAGCATATCCTACTGAGTTGAATAGAGCAAGGCTGCATAATGTTCAAGCTGAAATGATCAGATACCTTTCACTTGAGAAGGAGTTCTGGAAATAAAAATCTAGGATGTCATGGTTTAGATGGTTACAGGAACACAAAGTTCTTTCATGCTCAAGTCAATAGTCGACGAAAGAGATTGCAACTCAAGAGGATCCAAAACAGCATTGGTAACTGGATTGATGAGGAAGAACAAATTGCAGCAGAAGCAGTCAACGTTTTCAAAGATAAAATTTTGTGAAATTGTAGTCCCTAATGCATTCCCATTATTGATAATGTGCCTTTTTTAGTTAATATAGAGCAGAATGAAAAACTAATCAGCATGCCTACAAGAAAAGAGGTTAAGCTTACAGCGTTAGGATTGAATGGGGAATCTGTAGGAGGGCCAAATGTTTTATAGGTGCCTTCTATCATTCATGTTGGGAGATTATTGGAGAGAATATATATGCAATGGTTTTGGCTTTCATCAGTGGCCAATAACTTCCCAAATGTGTGACACTTACAAATCTGGTGCTACTGTCAAACAAGAAGGAGGTTACTACATTTTCTAATTTGATGCCCATAAGACTTAGTAACTTCATCAAGAAAATGTTCTCAAGAGTAATTCATGAAAGATTGGTGGAGTTGCTTCCTAACTTTATATCAGAAGAACGAGCTGGATTTGTAAAAGGTAGAAGCATAGTTGAGAATATGCTATTAACACAAGAGATTATCACAGATATTAGCCTTAGATCTAAAGTTGGTCCTAATATTGTGATTAAGCTCGACATGACGAAAGCCTATGATAGGTTGTCATGGCTGTTCCTGACCAAGATGCTAAGGAAGTTTGGATTTTGTGAGAGATTTATTGGCACAATGTTTGATATAGTAGGAAACAACTGGTATTCAGTGCTCGTCAATGGACAACCTCATGGTTTTTTCAAATCCTCGAGGGTTGTCAAGCAAGGTGATCCACCCTCACCTACATTGTTCATACTAGATATTGAAGCTCTTTTAAGAGGCTTGAATGCCCTGCATCTAAATCTGTATTTTTGTGACTTTGGTTTTCTAAAATGGAGTCCAAAAATAAACCACCTTGCATATGCAGACTGCACAATTATTTTTTCATCTTCTGATGCAACTTCCATAAGGCTGGTGATGGAAGTAATATATATTTATGAGACTACATTGGGTAGCTAGTAAACAAAGTCAAATCTgccatctatatgcatcactcgACTAATTTGGAAGTGGGTAGAAAAGTAGAGAAAGTCACTGGTGTTGATACCCATTTTTTctcataatattttcaaaactatgcctGGGCATCAtttagtatttttcatacaatttctgcattttaaaatattttacttAATTTCTCCCAGCactttatttataaaacaatcactgaTTGCATCACGAATAGTTTTACAATAATTTTTggggcttaattttatcattttcgtttgtactaagtttcaattattgcacaaatagccacatttatatttttaggatgcaattgcaattactttgtaattatagcctatgcatgcattattacattattttaccagaaaatagccttttatattttaaaaatattaagtaattattttaaaatattttcaggcatgaaaatcattttttacaacctattagttatttttaataATTACTTTATCAATTAAACGGGTATTTAAAAAATGGccctcttattttcagatttagCCAAATTATCTAGCCCAATTTCAACCCCTAACCCATTAAGCCCACCCAAACCAATCAAACCCAACCCTAATTAAACCTAACCCTACCCGGTCCCTCCTAATTCTGGCTGTCGATCtttgagatcaacgaccctcattctttcttaccaaatttaaacaaacgaccccccccccaaacctaATTTAATACACACAAACAGCCGCCCTCGAATCCCCCCCTCTCTGGTTCTCTCTAAGaccaacccctaaccctaatcgccgCCACCCAAACCTAGACCTAATCCCTTCGATTCCCACATATTCCATGGGATTTCATGGTCATTTGAGACCTCTACTATTCTCCTGCTTCTGATGGTTGTTCGACTCTGCTGCTCTATGAAAAAAATCCTAAAAGATCTAACCCAGATCTTGTTCGAGACTCTTTAAGAATCTACCTATGGTTACCTC
Coding sequences:
- the LOC138873489 gene encoding uncharacterized protein; the encoded protein is MAIDMTVPWLVRDDFNVIWDEEEKFCRLLMSLNEVDDFRHHINAYNLSDLGFKRSIFTWWNGISEEDCIFKRLDRFLGNMELQQTFPSLEVTHLSKIGSNHRPMLLKCDIESSPIKKSFRFLNFWVKDNTFKDEKLKKALSNRSRATYEDIFQNIADLEEVVLVHERSSGNKNLGCHGLDGYRNTKFFHAQVNSRRKRLQLKRIQNSIVNIEQNEKLISMPTRKEVKLTALGLNGESVGGPNVL